A window of Deinococcus detaillensis contains these coding sequences:
- a CDS encoding ABC transporter ATP-binding protein/permease, giving the protein MTTAVSAVQPQTPARFAPPPTRRLSRETGVRGLLLFSTVLSVVGALLGVGAWLLLAQVIGGLAFGQTAGQSSGQALAVWWLPVTAGLLLLRAGLNALREAGNARRSAQIVGGLRQRASFKLLALGPSALSDLGEARSSVGLLESLPKLSAYYARWLPQASHSAAGLLVAGAALWWLDWRSALIVSLTVPLCLLFLVLVGWAAQDASTQAWTATTRLGARLSGSLRALPTLRAFGADAAQAQALAGEAETHRAAILKVLRAAFLSGFVLDFAATMSVALIAVTIGVRLFEGVWTFTPALAALLIVPEVFAPLRQLGTDRHASLDAEAPATELYALLDTPEVESGAAKVDGLPALTLRGVGLSLAGCPVLSGVNLSLPAGGRAALVGESGGGKTSLLRGLHKDLALVGSVKVNGAALAELDTAAWQARCAVVSQRPRFLAGTLLENLSADPERVQTVLNLVGLTVSPHTRITEDGHPLSGGERARLALARAALSDADLILLDEPTAHLDPLSEREVLSQLDVLFAGKTLLLVTHRHVPDGFAVYRVAGGRLEQQS; this is encoded by the coding sequence ATGACCACTGCTGTTTCCGCCGTTCAACCCCAAACGCCCGCCCGCTTCGCGCCGCCGCCGACCCGTCGACTGAGCCGGGAAACAGGCGTGCGCGGCCTGCTGCTGTTCTCCACTGTGCTCAGCGTGGTGGGAGCGCTGCTGGGCGTCGGCGCGTGGCTGCTGCTGGCGCAGGTGATCGGCGGCTTGGCTTTCGGTCAAACGGCTGGGCAATCAAGTGGGCAAGCGCTCGCGGTTTGGTGGCTGCCCGTCACAGCCGGCTTACTGCTGCTGAGGGCGGGCCTGAATGCTCTGCGCGAAGCCGGAAACGCCCGCCGCTCGGCGCAGATCGTGGGCGGCTTGCGTCAGCGGGCCAGCTTCAAGTTGCTGGCGCTCGGCCCCTCGGCGCTCTCCGATTTGGGCGAAGCCAGAAGCAGCGTGGGCCTGCTGGAAAGTCTGCCCAAACTCTCGGCTTACTACGCCCGCTGGCTTCCGCAGGCGTCCCACTCGGCGGCGGGCCTGCTGGTGGCGGGCGCGGCGCTGTGGTGGCTCGACTGGCGCAGCGCCCTGATCGTTTCGCTGACGGTGCCGCTGTGCCTTTTGTTTTTGGTGCTGGTCGGCTGGGCCGCCCAAGACGCCAGCACGCAGGCTTGGACGGCCACCACCCGGCTGGGCGCTCGGCTGTCGGGGTCGCTCAGGGCGCTGCCCACCCTGCGGGCGTTTGGCGCAGATGCGGCGCAGGCTCAGGCGCTGGCGGGTGAAGCCGAAACCCACCGCGCCGCCATCCTCAAAGTCTTGCGGGCCGCTTTCCTTTCCGGCTTCGTGCTGGACTTTGCCGCCACCATGAGCGTGGCCCTGATCGCCGTGACCATCGGCGTCAGACTCTTTGAAGGAGTCTGGACATTTACGCCCGCGCTGGCCGCGCTGTTGATCGTCCCCGAAGTCTTTGCCCCGCTGCGGCAACTCGGCACCGACAGGCATGCCTCGCTGGACGCCGAAGCCCCTGCCACCGAACTGTACGCTCTGCTGGATACGCCGGAAGTGGAGAGCGGCGCGGCAAAAGTGGACGGCCTCCCCGCTCTCACTCTGCGTGGGGTGGGCCTGAGTTTGGCCGGATGCCCAGTCCTGAGCGGCGTGAACCTGAGCCTCCCAGCCGGCGGGCGGGCCGCGCTGGTGGGGGAGAGCGGCGGCGGAAAAACCTCTTTGCTGCGCGGCCTGCACAAGGATTTGGCTTTGGTGGGCAGCGTGAAAGTCAACGGTGCGGCGCTGGCTGAGCTCGACACGGCGGCTTGGCAAGCCCGTTGTGCGGTGGTAAGCCAGCGGCCCCGCTTCCTGGCAGGGACTTTGCTGGAGAATCTGAGTGCCGACCCCGAACGCGTCCAAACCGTCCTCAACTTGGTCGGCCTCACCGTTTCCCCTCATACCCGCATCACCGAGGATGGCCACCCGCTCAGCGGCGGCGAACGCGCCCGCCTCGCTCTCGCCCGCGCCGCGCTGAGCGACGCCGATCTCATTTTGCTGGACGAACCCACTGCCCACCTCGACCCCCTCTCGGAGCGTGAAGTCTTGAGCCAGTTGGACGTTTTATTCGCGGGCAAAACGCTGCTGCTCGTCACCCACCGCCACGTGCCGGACGGGTTCGCGGTGTACCGGGTGGCCGGCGGCAGGCTGGAGCAGCAATCATGA
- the fdhF gene encoding formate dehydrogenase subunit alpha has protein sequence MTEKIRRDNVIQGAVDEGGLQTKSDMHSGETPLPHFYGTAGQPDAGPIRGGSPKNNAAVSLKIDGGTFIGQAGELLIDAINRAQIEVAQVCYHPQLGSIQTCDTCIVEVDGQLARACATPVSEGLTVRTQTNAARAAQREGMDRILANHDLYCTICDNNNGNCTVHNTVELLDIEHQARPYQPKPYEQDWSNPFYRYDPDQCILCGRCVEACQNLQVNETLSINWEDDNPRVLWDGGKPIGDSSCVSCGHCVSVCPCNALMETSMVHQAGVFTGIPLTVFDAAVGVVKGSESSTGYGPIFKVSEIESAVREGYVNRTKTVCTYCGVGCSFDVWTKDRQILKVEPLHGHANGVSTCIKGKFGWDYTNSPERLKTPLIREHGADGAYFREATWDEALDLIAWRMNEIKAQHGPDALAFVASSKATNEEAYLVQKLARAVIGTNNVDNCSRYCQSPATQGLWRTVGYGGDSGTIKDLEVARLVMTVGSNTTESHPVLATRIKRAHKLHGQKLIVADLRRHELAERADVFIQPEAGTDFVWLSALSKHILDTGRAAQAFLDQHVNGLDDYRESLKDFTLEFAEAETGLSQDTLMQLADLLVEASDQTQDGGVCICWAMGVTQQMGGSETSTAIANLLLVTGNYMRPGTGAYPLRGHNNVQGASDFGAMPSMLPGYEKISKPEIMAKWEAGWGVKLSREKGLDNTQMIDAMLDGRLHFLYLNGEEMGLTDANTNHAQEAFEQLSFMVVQDVTMSDTAKFADVVLPASPALEKDGTFTNTERRIQRLYQAIEPYENSLPDWEILQMVANRLGANWNYSHPGEIMLEAASLTELFAGVTYERLEGYKTLCWPVNADGSDTPLLYTDKFHSEDGKAILYPAVYQPRVHAPTEDYDLHLNTGRMLEHFHEGNMTFHVPGIAAQVPDGFVEVSPELAAERGIKDGSAVRLVSSVGAVRLRALVTDRVKGKEVYVPLNIRSAVDAVNRLTGANKDTNTNTPAYKDTSVRMEVLGEDCATPLPKSNHRYHKATPQKGVEVQRKWARPDYAFPGSSLPLVGDSLNARADRLGGDD, from the coding sequence ATGACCGAAAAAATTCGCAGGGACAACGTAATTCAGGGCGCGGTAGACGAAGGCGGCCTGCAGACCAAGAGCGATATGCACAGCGGAGAAACGCCATTGCCGCACTTTTACGGCACAGCAGGTCAACCTGACGCCGGCCCGATCAGAGGCGGCTCCCCTAAAAACAACGCAGCAGTCAGCCTCAAGATTGATGGCGGAACCTTTATCGGTCAGGCCGGCGAGCTGCTGATCGACGCCATCAACCGCGCTCAGATCGAGGTGGCGCAGGTCTGCTACCATCCGCAACTCGGCAGCATTCAAACGTGCGACACCTGCATCGTGGAAGTCGACGGCCAACTGGCCCGCGCCTGCGCCACCCCCGTTAGTGAGGGCCTCACCGTCCGTACCCAAACAAACGCCGCCAGAGCCGCCCAGCGCGAAGGCATGGACAGAATTCTGGCCAACCACGACCTCTACTGCACCATCTGCGACAACAACAACGGCAACTGCACCGTTCACAACACCGTGGAGTTGCTGGACATCGAACATCAGGCCCGGCCTTACCAGCCCAAGCCGTACGAACAAGACTGGAGCAATCCCTTTTACCGATACGACCCCGACCAGTGCATCTTGTGCGGGCGCTGTGTGGAAGCCTGTCAGAACCTGCAAGTCAACGAGACGCTGAGCATCAACTGGGAAGACGACAATCCCCGCGTGCTGTGGGACGGCGGCAAACCGATTGGCGATTCGAGCTGCGTGAGCTGCGGCCACTGCGTGTCGGTGTGCCCCTGCAACGCGCTGATGGAAACCTCGATGGTGCATCAAGCGGGCGTCTTCACCGGCATTCCGCTGACCGTCTTCGACGCGGCGGTGGGTGTGGTCAAGGGCAGCGAGAGCAGCACCGGCTACGGACCGATTTTCAAGGTTTCGGAAATCGAGTCGGCAGTTCGCGAAGGCTACGTCAACCGCACCAAAACCGTGTGTACTTACTGCGGAGTCGGCTGCTCGTTCGACGTCTGGACCAAAGACCGCCAGATTCTCAAAGTAGAGCCGCTGCACGGGCACGCCAACGGAGTCTCGACCTGCATCAAGGGCAAGTTCGGCTGGGACTACACCAACAGCCCCGAGCGCCTCAAGACCCCGCTGATCCGCGAGCACGGCGCAGACGGGGCTTATTTCCGCGAAGCCACCTGGGACGAAGCGCTCGATTTGATCGCTTGGCGGATGAACGAAATCAAGGCCCAGCACGGCCCCGACGCGCTGGCGTTCGTGGCGTCCAGCAAAGCCACCAACGAGGAAGCCTACCTGGTGCAGAAGCTGGCCCGCGCCGTGATCGGCACCAACAACGTAGACAACTGCTCGCGCTACTGCCAGTCGCCCGCCACGCAGGGCCTGTGGCGCACGGTGGGCTACGGCGGCGACAGCGGCACCATCAAGGACTTGGAAGTGGCGCGGCTGGTCATGACGGTGGGCAGCAACACCACCGAGAGCCACCCGGTGCTGGCAACCCGCATCAAACGCGCCCACAAATTGCACGGCCAGAAACTCATCGTGGCCGATTTGCGCCGGCACGAACTGGCCGAGCGGGCCGACGTGTTTATTCAGCCGGAAGCCGGCACCGATTTCGTGTGGCTCTCGGCGCTGAGCAAACACATTCTGGACACTGGGCGGGCTGCGCAGGCTTTCCTCGATCAGCATGTCAACGGGCTGGACGATTACCGTGAAAGCCTCAAAGACTTCACGCTGGAGTTTGCCGAAGCCGAAACCGGGCTGAGTCAGGACACCCTCATGCAGTTGGCTGACCTATTGGTCGAAGCGTCTGACCAGACCCAGGACGGCGGCGTGTGCATCTGCTGGGCGATGGGCGTCACGCAGCAGATGGGCGGCTCGGAAACCAGCACGGCGATTGCCAATCTGCTGCTGGTCACCGGCAACTACATGCGGCCCGGCACCGGCGCTTACCCGCTGCGCGGCCACAACAACGTGCAGGGAGCCAGCGACTTCGGCGCGATGCCCAGCATGCTGCCGGGTTACGAGAAGATCAGCAAGCCCGAAATCATGGCCAAGTGGGAAGCCGGGTGGGGCGTCAAACTCAGCCGCGAGAAGGGACTCGACAACACCCAGATGATTGACGCCATGCTCGACGGGCGGCTGCACTTTCTGTATCTCAACGGCGAGGAAATGGGTCTGACCGACGCCAACACCAACCACGCGCAGGAGGCGTTTGAGCAGCTGAGCTTCATGGTGGTGCAAGACGTCACCATGTCCGACACCGCCAAGTTTGCCGACGTGGTGCTGCCCGCCTCGCCCGCGCTGGAAAAAGACGGCACCTTCACCAACACCGAGCGCCGGATTCAGCGGCTGTATCAGGCGATTGAGCCGTATGAAAACAGCTTGCCCGATTGGGAAATCTTGCAGATGGTCGCCAACCGCCTTGGCGCTAACTGGAACTACTCGCACCCCGGCGAGATCATGCTGGAAGCCGCTTCGCTGACCGAACTGTTCGCGGGCGTGACTTACGAGCGCTTGGAAGGCTACAAGACGCTGTGCTGGCCGGTCAACGCCGACGGCAGCGACACCCCACTGCTGTACACCGACAAGTTTCACAGTGAAGACGGCAAGGCAATTCTTTATCCGGCGGTGTATCAGCCGCGTGTCCACGCCCCAACTGAGGACTATGATTTGCACCTCAACACTGGCCGGATGCTGGAGCACTTCCACGAAGGCAACATGACCTTTCACGTGCCTGGGATTGCCGCGCAGGTACCGGACGGCTTTGTGGAAGTCAGCCCCGAACTGGCCGCCGAGCGCGGGATCAAGGACGGCAGCGCCGTGCGGCTGGTGTCCAGCGTGGGCGCGGTGCGGCTGCGGGCGCTGGTGACGGACCGGGTAAAAGGCAAGGAAGTGTACGTGCCGCTCAATATCCGTAGTGCCGTGGACGCGGTCAACCGCCTGACCGGAGCCAACAAAGACACCAACACCAACACGCCCGCCTACAAAGACACCTCGGTGCGAATGGAAGTGTTGGGCGAGGACTGTGCCACGCCGCTGCCCAAGAGTAACCACCGTTACCACAAAGCCACCCCACAAAAGGGCGTGGAAGTTCAGCGCAAGTGGGCGCGGCCCGATTACGCTTTTCCCGGCAGCAGCTTGCCTTTGGTGGGCGACAGTTTGAATGCACGGGCAGACCGGCTGGGAGGGGACGACTAG
- a CDS encoding DUF1641 domain-containing protein — protein MAKYIQYTPKPKTPQEHYADAEFESAEARIESLKLLRELHEAGVLDVLSKLVRGGEGLTSAIFHTLSDEGSLKAIRNVTELGKTLGSLDPQAVGQLGAVLNAGVNEGARSVAQGKGVGLTDLLKLLNDKDVQLALGAVFGLLKGAGRALREARGDTINTPNQGEFDRHDQIQPTPNAPKRPTKPVRSKPVASK, from the coding sequence ATGGCCAAATACATCCAGTACACTCCCAAACCCAAGACTCCACAAGAACACTACGCCGACGCCGAGTTCGAGAGCGCCGAGGCCCGCATCGAGTCGCTCAAATTGCTGCGTGAGCTGCACGAAGCGGGCGTGCTGGACGTGCTGAGTAAATTGGTGCGCGGCGGCGAGGGCCTGACGTCCGCCATCTTTCACACGCTCAGCGATGAGGGCAGCCTCAAAGCCATTCGCAACGTCACCGAACTCGGTAAGACGCTGGGATCGCTCGATCCGCAAGCGGTGGGCCAGCTCGGCGCTGTACTCAATGCTGGGGTCAACGAAGGCGCTCGCAGCGTGGCGCAGGGCAAAGGCGTGGGCCTGACCGACCTGCTCAAGCTCCTGAATGACAAAGACGTGCAACTGGCGCTGGGCGCAGTGTTCGGCCTGCTCAAGGGCGCGGGCAGAGCGCTCAGAGAAGCGCGGGGCGACACCATCAACACGCCGAATCAGGGCGAGTTCGACCGCCACGACCAAATTCAGCCGACGCCCAACGCGCCCAAGCGCCCAACCAAGCCCGTTCGCAGCAAGCCGGTTGCCAGCAAGTAA
- the fdhD gene encoding formate dehydrogenase accessory sulfurtransferase FdhD, with the protein MPNQTAHYPVKAYRNAEFNALTDVLAIEEPLELRVDADPAFTLSLMMRTPGHDRELVTGWLWAEGLLDAVDALELNPDTPNVVALKGDVGRLRGAARASLTSAACGVCGSGSVERLSIRAEPVIWTAPPLSPQLILDLPERLRAAQTGFNATGGLHAAGLFSAGGELLCAYEDVGRHNATDKVVGWAALRGELPLSNRILVTSSRAGFEIVQKAALAGVAVVVTVGAASSLAADTAAALNLSLLGFVRGERFNVYAGGERVQKI; encoded by the coding sequence GTGCCGAACCAGACCGCCCACTATCCGGTTAAGGCGTACCGAAACGCCGAGTTCAATGCCCTGACCGACGTGCTGGCTATCGAGGAGCCGCTGGAACTGCGCGTTGACGCTGATCCGGCGTTCACCCTCAGCTTGATGATGAGGACGCCCGGCCATGACCGCGAGTTGGTGACGGGTTGGCTGTGGGCCGAGGGGCTGCTGGACGCGGTGGACGCGCTGGAACTCAACCCAGACACCCCCAATGTGGTCGCTCTGAAGGGCGACGTGGGGCGGCTGCGCGGCGCGGCGCGGGCAAGCTTGACTTCGGCGGCGTGCGGCGTATGCGGGTCGGGCAGCGTGGAGCGGCTGAGCATTCGGGCTGAGCCAGTCATTTGGACCGCGCCGCCGCTGAGCCCCCAACTGATTTTGGACTTACCGGAACGCCTCCGAGCGGCCCAGACCGGCTTTAACGCCACCGGCGGCCTGCACGCAGCGGGCCTTTTTAGTGCGGGAGGCGAACTGCTGTGCGCTTACGAGGATGTGGGCCGCCACAACGCCACCGACAAGGTGGTGGGCTGGGCGGCCCTGCGCGGCGAGTTGCCTCTGTCCAACCGCATTTTGGTCACCAGCAGCCGGGCAGGCTTCGAAATCGTGCAGAAAGCGGCGCTGGCTGGCGTGGCCGTGGTGGTCACGGTGGGAGCGGCCAGCAGCCTCGCCGCCGACACCGCCGCCGCGCTGAACTTGAGCTTGCTGGGCTTCGTGCGCGGGGAGCGCTTCAATGTGTATGCGGGTGGGGAGCGGGTGCAAAAGATTTAG
- a CDS encoding DedA family protein: MLWQVLAWLDSLNPFWLHFSSFTLMFLEGMGIPGIPGFLPMLALSESIHAGQTTLWEALLSGTLGNWLGSLAGYRLAASLLTRLPLSWQRLAHSRRTARLMNRYGGLLVVVSRTIGSLRTPVTLYAGASHYAWPAYLAFSALGAALHVGVWQTLIWRFGPSILEQFERLQGQALPYLIGAVVVVAGVVWWRHKHKAPEEIEI, encoded by the coding sequence ATGCTCTGGCAAGTGTTGGCTTGGCTCGATTCTCTTAACCCTTTTTGGCTGCACTTTTCCAGCTTTACGCTGATGTTTTTGGAAGGCATGGGCATTCCGGGCATTCCGGGTTTCTTGCCGATGCTGGCTTTGTCCGAGTCTATTCACGCCGGACAGACCACGCTCTGGGAAGCGCTGCTGTCGGGCACGTTGGGCAACTGGCTGGGAAGCTTGGCAGGTTACCGCCTGGCCGCCTCGCTACTGACGCGCCTGCCCCTGAGCTGGCAGCGCCTCGCCCACAGCCGCCGGACGGCCCGCTTGATGAACCGTTACGGCGGCCTCCTGGTGGTGGTCAGCCGCACCATCGGTTCGCTCAGAACGCCGGTGACGCTTTATGCCGGAGCCTCACACTACGCTTGGCCTGCTTACTTGGCTTTCAGTGCGCTGGGCGCGGCGCTGCACGTCGGCGTATGGCAAACCCTGATCTGGCGATTCGGCCCGAGCATTCTGGAGCAGTTCGAGCGGCTGCAAGGCCAGGCTTTGCCGTATTTGATCGGCGCGGTAGTGGTAGTGGCGGGCGTGGTGTGGTGGCGGCACAAGCATAAAGCGCCGGAAGAAATCGAGATTTAG
- a CDS encoding alpha/beta fold hydrolase, with translation MLIAMTPLKLQNLKLILLLSSSLTLAACAPAAQQQTAVISSTQSVTLNNAVTVPAVGERKATLIYYSGGKVKPEAYRWLGEALAPSGIQTVIVGFPQDLAFFAPTRADEVLAALPSSEPVFLAGHSLGGVTAAQYLESHQGRISGLILMGSYPADNVTLRSQKLRVLDLLAENDGLSLPAKVEDGLKRLPADTQLVRLPGAVHAFFGRYGAQAGDGTPTASREDTEGRIVTAVRSFILGQ, from the coding sequence ATGCTGATAGCCATGACACCGCTCAAACTGCAAAACTTAAAATTGATCTTGCTGCTTTCATCGTCGCTGACCCTGGCGGCCTGCGCTCCCGCTGCCCAGCAGCAAACCGCCGTTATCAGTTCTACGCAGTCGGTCACCCTCAACAACGCCGTGACCGTGCCTGCTGTGGGCGAGCGCAAAGCCACTTTGATCTACTATTCCGGCGGCAAAGTCAAACCGGAGGCTTACCGCTGGCTGGGTGAGGCGCTGGCTCCTTCGGGCATTCAAACCGTGATCGTGGGCTTTCCGCAGGACTTGGCCTTTTTTGCGCCCACCCGCGCCGACGAAGTGCTGGCCGCGCTGCCCTCCAGCGAGCCGGTCTTTCTGGCAGGCCACAGCCTCGGCGGCGTGACGGCGGCGCAGTACTTGGAGAGCCATCAGGGGCGTATCTCCGGTTTGATTTTGATGGGTTCGTATCCTGCCGACAACGTGACTCTGCGCAGCCAGAAACTGCGGGTGCTGGACTTGCTGGCTGAAAACGACGGACTCAGTTTGCCCGCCAAGGTGGAAGACGGCCTCAAACGCTTGCCTGCAGACACCCAACTGGTGCGCTTGCCCGGAGCCGTCCACGCCTTCTTTGGCCGCTACGGTGCTCAGGCGGGCGACGGCACGCCCACCGCCAGCCGCGAAGACACCGAAGGGCGAATTGTGACGGCGGTGCGCAGCTTCATTTTGGGTCAGTAG
- a CDS encoding DUF4397 domain-containing protein, with product MMKSKMTALIAAALTLSVSASAQMTDAYVRVVHAVADAPAVDVYVDGTKTVSNAPFKAVTPYGNVPAGSHTVKITVAGDANTVVFDGKVDLTAGTYYTVAAVGYLANLKPKIFTATSLNTDPGKAQVNVYHLSPDGPRVQALAVDMNNTALLPKGLAYGNMGTLNVPPMAVNLNIVPFGATQPVVKNVTGLSIAGGKTYSLFALGTLAGKSFDVVATEDKLEMGSMGGK from the coding sequence ATGATGAAATCCAAGATGACCGCATTGATCGCCGCCGCCCTGACGCTCAGCGTTTCCGCTTCCGCGCAAATGACCGACGCTTACGTGCGCGTTGTTCACGCCGTGGCCGACGCACCCGCTGTGGACGTCTACGTGGACGGCACCAAAACCGTCTCCAACGCGCCCTTCAAGGCCGTCACACCGTACGGCAACGTCCCTGCAGGCAGCCACACCGTCAAAATCACGGTGGCTGGCGACGCCAACACCGTCGTCTTCGACGGCAAGGTCGATCTCACCGCAGGCACGTACTACACCGTCGCGGCCGTCGGCTACCTCGCCAACCTCAAGCCGAAAATCTTTACGGCCACTTCGCTCAACACCGATCCGGGCAAAGCGCAAGTCAATGTCTACCACCTCTCGCCCGACGGCCCCCGCGTGCAGGCACTGGCCGTCGACATGAACAACACGGCGCTGCTGCCCAAAGGTCTCGCCTACGGCAACATGGGAACGCTGAATGTCCCCCCGATGGCCGTCAACCTCAATATCGTGCCGTTCGGCGCAACCCAGCCGGTGGTCAAAAACGTGACTGGCCTGAGCATCGCGGGCGGCAAAACCTACAGCCTGTTTGCGCTCGGCACTCTGGCCGGCAAAAGCTTTGACGTGGTGGCCACCGAAGACAAGCTGGAGATGGGCAGCATGGGCGGTAAATAA
- a CDS encoding DUF4397 domain-containing protein, which yields MMKSKMTAMIAAALTLSVSASAQNMGMKDAYVRVVHAVSDAPAVDVYVDGTRTVSNAPFKAVTAYGEVPAGMHKVMITAAGNMKAVVFSGSVNLKAGVYYTVAASGYLKKVTPIIFYTSGLNKNKGKAEITVYHLAPDAPAVQAIAVDMNKAGLFKTPLKYGYDRTLLVNPMGVNLDIVPFGKMSPVVKNISGISVAGGKTYSLFAVGTLKNKNFDVIVAEDKLEMGSMGKK from the coding sequence ATGATGAAATCCAAAATGACCGCCATGATCGCCGCCGCCCTTACCCTCAGCGTTTCCGCCTCCGCCCAGAACATGGGCATGAAAGACGCCTACGTGCGCGTCGTTCACGCCGTCTCGGACGCGCCCGCCGTGGACGTCTACGTGGACGGCACCCGCACCGTTTCCAATGCGCCTTTCAAAGCCGTGACCGCCTACGGCGAAGTCCCCGCCGGAATGCACAAAGTCATGATCACGGCAGCCGGCAACATGAAAGCGGTGGTCTTCAGCGGCAGCGTCAACCTCAAAGCGGGCGTCTACTATACCGTCGCGGCGTCGGGCTACCTCAAGAAAGTCACGCCGATCATTTTCTACACCAGCGGCCTGAACAAGAACAAAGGCAAAGCCGAAATCACCGTCTACCACCTCGCCCCCGACGCTCCTGCAGTGCAGGCCATCGCGGTGGACATGAACAAAGCTGGCCTGTTCAAGACCCCCCTCAAGTACGGCTATGACCGCACCCTGCTGGTCAACCCGATGGGCGTCAACCTCGACATCGTGCCTTTCGGCAAAATGTCACCCGTGGTCAAGAACATCTCGGGCATCAGCGTGGCAGGCGGCAAAACCTACAGCTTGTTCGCGGTGGGCACCCTCAAGAACAAGAACTTTGACGTGATCGTGGCCGAAGACAAGCTGGAAATGGGCAGTATGGGCAAGAAGTAA
- a CDS encoding molybdopterin-dependent oxidoreductase, translating into MSKPESDLQNGKQNKNAPAQHFWWRLLRAWIAAVLLSVIGYAALVWAGLAYPPITLFGVLTQALGVPAVFQFLHKLLGLGQDAKLLAFSGVAVLWLGGLSLLGAVSVPWAAAGMLALLCIVGLGSLGWWLPLLYGLVFWALLEGVNRLLTFGPGGLRPQGVTTPTDTTRRLTTLGLAAGGAVVAGGGLSALLKQGSADTTAAAPVPGEPLPFGVTPVEQFYYVSKNLEAFDPRLSAEKWSLTVSGLVQRPKTYRLADLKQFAPVTSERTLSCISNPVGGPLISNGIWGGFRLTDLLRDVGIQKEARFVLWKAADGYTESLPLGEALDPENLLITQLNGEALNAKHGFPLRVLIPGRYGMKQPRWITNITLSAEDQPGYWVKRDWSKAARVELMSRIDQPPEIDPVVKAGRQTFIRGVAFFSQPITKVEVSTDGEKTWREAELVRPRSIYAWTPWQLAWTPEAGQYTLTVRAYSGDTVQKKADKDALPEGATGYHRFEVKVS; encoded by the coding sequence ATGTCAAAGCCTGAGTCCGATCTTCAAAATGGAAAACAAAACAAGAATGCCCCAGCGCAACATTTTTGGTGGCGACTTTTGAGAGCGTGGATCGCCGCCGTGCTGCTGAGCGTGATCGGCTACGCGGCACTGGTCTGGGCGGGTCTGGCTTATCCGCCGATCACCTTATTCGGCGTGCTGACGCAGGCGCTGGGCGTGCCCGCCGTGTTTCAGTTTCTGCACAAGCTGTTGGGCCTCGGCCAAGACGCCAAATTGCTGGCCTTCAGCGGGGTGGCGGTGCTGTGGCTGGGCGGTTTGAGCTTACTGGGCGCGGTGAGCGTGCCGTGGGCCGCCGCCGGAATGCTGGCGCTGCTTTGCATCGTTGGGCTGGGTTCGCTGGGCTGGTGGCTGCCGCTGCTCTACGGACTGGTGTTCTGGGCACTGCTGGAAGGCGTGAACCGGTTGCTGACATTTGGGCCGGGCGGACTACGGCCGCAGGGCGTGACCACTCCTACCGACACGACCCGCCGCCTGACGACGCTGGGCCTTGCAGCTGGAGGGGCAGTGGTGGCGGGGGGGGGCCTCAGCGCTCTGCTCAAGCAGGGCAGCGCAGACACCACCGCTGCCGCTCCCGTGCCGGGTGAGCCGCTGCCGTTTGGCGTGACGCCGGTGGAGCAGTTTTACTACGTCTCCAAAAACCTAGAAGCCTTCGACCCGCGCCTGAGCGCTGAAAAGTGGAGCTTGACAGTAAGCGGATTGGTACAGAGGCCCAAGACTTACCGTTTGGCCGATCTCAAGCAGTTCGCGCCCGTGACCAGCGAGCGCACCTTGTCGTGTATCTCCAACCCCGTCGGCGGGCCGCTAATCTCCAACGGAATCTGGGGCGGCTTCCGGCTCACCGACTTGCTGCGCGACGTGGGTATCCAGAAAGAAGCCCGCTTCGTGCTGTGGAAGGCCGCCGACGGCTACACCGAGTCGTTGCCGCTGGGCGAAGCGCTCGACCCCGAAAACCTGCTCATCACGCAGCTCAACGGCGAAGCGCTCAATGCCAAGCACGGCTTCCCGCTGCGGGTGCTGATTCCCGGCCGGTACGGCATGAAGCAGCCGAGGTGGATCACCAACATTACGCTGAGCGCCGAAGATCAGCCGGGGTACTGGGTCAAGCGAGATTGGTCGAAGGCGGCGCGGGTGGAACTGATGAGCCGCATCGACCAGCCGCCAGAAATTGACCCAGTCGTCAAAGCAGGTCGGCAGACTTTTATTCGGGGCGTGGCCTTTTTCAGCCAGCCGATCACCAAAGTGGAAGTCAGCACCGACGGCGAAAAGACCTGGCGCGAAGCTGAACTCGTCAGACCGCGCAGCATCTATGCCTGGACACCCTGGCAACTGGCCTGGACGCCGGAAGCGGGCCAATACACTCTGACGGTACGGGCTTACTCAGGCGACACTGTTCAGAAAAAAGCAGACAAAGACGCCCTGCCCGAAGGTGCGACCGGCTACCACCGCTTTGAAGTGAAGGTAAGTTGA